CTTGGCCATTTTCACGACGATGACGACAAACCGCAATCGGATCGCGCTTCTCGCTCTGGCCATCGGACACTTTGTCAATGATGCCTATTCGAGCACGATCTACCCGCTGCTTCCGGTACTGGCCGAAAGGCTCAGGCTCACACCGACGGAAGTTTTTCTTCTCGCCCCGCTACTCAACATCACATCGTCACTCATGCAGCCAGTCTATGGATTTTTGGCGGACCGTTACACCAAGCGAGCATTCGCCGTTACCGGACCCGCCGTCACGGGCCTCTTTATTTCACTGATTGGAGTTGCGCCCTCCTATCCGGTTCTGGTCACTTTGCTGCTTCTTGCCGGGGTAGGGATCGGATCGTTTCATCCCCAGGGAGCTGCCCTTGCTGCCAGGACCAATGCAGAGCGTCGGCGGACAGCGGTTTCGGTTTTCTCCTCCTCAGGGACCCTGGGGTTTGCGCTTGGTCCCTTTCTGATCACCACGCTGGTGGCGTCAGCCGACCTCGGTCGAACACCTTATCTTGCGCTGGGAGGGTTTTTCGCCACTTTGTTAATGGTCCGATGGTGCTCAGTTGTGACAGATGCTCACGGCGCGGGACCGAACCCGGCCCCTGTTCCTTCTCTGCGGCAGATCATCGGCCGGGTCTGGCAACCGTTGGGAATCCTCTACGTCATCACGATGAGCCGGGCGGCGCTCTACATCATGAACAACAACTATCTCCCGTTTGTTTTGAAG
Above is a genomic segment from Blastocatellia bacterium containing:
- a CDS encoding MFS transporter encodes the protein LAIFTTMTTNRNRIALLALAIGHFVNDAYSSTIYPLLPVLAERLRLTPTEVFLLAPLLNITSSLMQPVYGFLADRYTKRAFAVTGPAVTGLFISLIGVAPSYPVLVTLLLLAGVGIGSFHPQGAALAARTNAERRRTAVSVFSSSGTLGFALGPFLITTLVASADLGRTPYLALGGFFATLLMVRWCSVVTDAHGAGPNPAPVPSLRQIIGRVWQPLGILYVITMSRAALYIMNNNYLPFVLKERGFNLTETGRILTMFLLAGAVGGFLAGPAADRLGTRRVIMGTGLALAPLLVAGYTLSGLPALMLLASGAFLLMSAFPVTIAAAQEFVPGRTSTVSALMMGCAWGVGSLFPALCEPVAQKVGFIPVLAAATVLPLVTSFLALRLPDDRKVSHSFAEIALATPPHT